A genomic stretch from Desulfotignum balticum DSM 7044 includes:
- a CDS encoding bifunctional GNAT family N-acetyltransferase/carbon-nitrogen hydrolase family protein, with protein sequence MTDIEPTDHKLSLRNLKKEDYPDIQRIMDLVYAGMGGAWTPEEFAVLIDQFPEGQICIEDKGKVIAAALAIIVTAEEFERQRHTYEDVVTGGKMSRHDPEGDALYGVDIFVDPEYRGLRLGRRLYDARKELCETLNLKSIIFGGRIPGYGKYAKEMTPAQYIQKVKATEIYDPVLTFQLSNDFHIKKILKNYIPEDTQSDAYGVLMEWNNIYYEKKQILFGGRKAYPRIGVVQWQMRSFNNLEEFLHQVDFFVDAMAGYNSDLIVFPELLNAPMLKNFNQENPAEAMRSLSEYTDDIRAAFVNLAITYNINIVTGSLPQLRDDDLYNVSFLCRRDGTWDSQDKLHITPDEAQYWGFKGGHSLKAFQTDIGKIGILVCYDVEFPELSRYLAEKGMTLLCVPYWTDTKNAYLRVRRCAQARAIENECYVAISGSVGNLPKVENMDIQYAQSAVFTPSDFAFPHDAIAAEATPNTEMTLMVDLDRDLLKELRQIGSVRNLKSRRSELYEVLWKPDMNIEKNTGHKQNL encoded by the coding sequence ATGACCGACATTGAACCCACCGACCACAAACTGTCTTTAAGAAATCTGAAAAAAGAGGACTACCCCGATATCCAGCGCATCATGGACCTGGTGTACGCCGGCATGGGCGGGGCCTGGACCCCGGAAGAATTTGCCGTGCTCATTGATCAGTTTCCCGAAGGCCAGATATGCATTGAAGACAAAGGCAAAGTCATTGCCGCGGCCCTGGCCATCATCGTCACTGCCGAAGAATTTGAAAGACAGCGGCACACCTATGAAGACGTGGTGACCGGCGGCAAGATGTCCCGCCATGATCCCGAAGGCGATGCTTTGTACGGGGTGGACATTTTCGTGGACCCGGAGTACCGGGGCCTGCGTCTGGGAAGACGCCTGTACGATGCCAGAAAAGAATTATGCGAAACCCTGAACCTGAAAAGCATCATTTTCGGAGGCCGGATTCCCGGGTACGGCAAATATGCCAAAGAGATGACCCCGGCCCAGTATATCCAAAAGGTGAAAGCCACTGAGATCTATGACCCGGTGCTCACCTTTCAGCTGTCCAATGATTTTCACATCAAAAAAATTTTAAAAAATTACATTCCCGAAGACACCCAGTCCGATGCCTATGGGGTCCTTATGGAATGGAACAACATCTATTATGAAAAAAAACAGATCCTGTTCGGCGGCCGCAAGGCCTATCCCCGCATCGGTGTGGTCCAGTGGCAGATGCGGTCCTTCAACAATCTGGAGGAATTCCTCCACCAGGTGGATTTTTTCGTGGATGCCATGGCCGGGTACAACTCGGATCTGATCGTGTTTCCGGAACTGCTCAATGCGCCGATGCTCAAAAATTTTAATCAGGAAAATCCGGCCGAAGCCATGCGGTCCCTGTCCGAATATACCGACGATATCCGGGCCGCATTCGTGAACCTGGCCATCACCTACAACATCAATATCGTGACCGGGAGCCTGCCCCAGCTCAGGGATGACGATCTGTACAACGTATCATTTCTGTGCAGACGGGACGGGACCTGGGATTCCCAGGACAAGCTGCACATCACTCCGGACGAGGCCCAGTACTGGGGGTTCAAGGGAGGGCATTCTTTGAAGGCGTTCCAGACCGATATCGGCAAGATCGGCATCCTGGTGTGTTATGACGTGGAATTTCCCGAACTGTCCCGGTACCTGGCGGAAAAAGGCATGACCCTTTTGTGTGTCCCCTACTGGACCGACACCAAAAACGCGTATCTGCGGGTGAGGCGGTGTGCCCAGGCCCGGGCCATTGAAAACGAATGCTACGTGGCCATTTCCGGCAGCGTGGGCAACCTGCCCAAGGTGGAAAATATGGATATCCAGTATGCCCAGTCCGCCGTGTTCACCCCGTCCGATTTTGCGTTTCCCCATGATGCCATTGCGGCCGAAGCCACACCCAACACGGAGATGACTCTGATGGTGGACCTGGACCGGGATCTGTTAAAAGAACTGCGCCAGATCGGCAGTGTCAGAAATCTGAAAAGCCGGCGCAGTGAATTGTATGAAGTGCTGTGGAAACCGGATATGAATATTGAAAAAAATACCGGTCACAAACAGAATTTATGA
- a CDS encoding SDR family oxidoreductase, translated as MHEKTTRPVLVTGATGYVAGRLIPLLLSSGYRVRAMGRSVEKMVARPWGTVPGIELVTGDIMDTASLDNAVAGCGTIYYLVHSMISRKAGYRDADKTGAANMVKAAANQGADHIIYLGGLGDIHHQNISAHLISRNEVGKILQTGPVPATVLRAAMILGSGSASFEILRYLAERLPMMITPKWVSMPTQPIAITNVLEYLKGCLEHPETRGKTFDIGGPNIVSYRDLFAIFAGKAGLPKPVMIPVPVLTPRLSSLWIHLVTPVPAAIARPLAEGLSLPTVCTEHRIRDIIPQDLLTCGQAIERALDRVRQEQVDTCWADAGDLIYPEWAHCGDSGYSGGTILKCGYRAMVQGSASDLWPAVEQVGGETGYYAADLLWKLRGVMDVFSGGVGLQRGRRSRHNLRVGDALDFWRVLEMNAPHRLLLVAEMKLPGQALLEIKITPAGENRCELILLSRFLPKGIWGMAYWYALYPFHQYVFSRMLTGMAKAAGKSLLTPPRRFTPKITNAFSLPGE; from the coding sequence ATGCATGAAAAAACAACCAGACCCGTCCTGGTGACCGGTGCCACCGGATATGTGGCCGGCCGGCTGATCCCGCTGCTTTTATCTTCCGGATACCGGGTCCGGGCCATGGGGCGGTCCGTTGAAAAAATGGTGGCCCGGCCCTGGGGCACAGTTCCCGGCATCGAGCTGGTGACCGGCGACATCATGGACACCGCTTCTCTGGACAACGCCGTTGCCGGGTGCGGCACCATCTATTATCTGGTCCACTCCATGATCTCCAGAAAAGCAGGCTACCGGGATGCGGACAAAACCGGGGCCGCCAACATGGTGAAAGCCGCCGCAAACCAGGGGGCGGATCACATCATCTATCTGGGCGGCTTAGGGGATATCCATCATCAAAATATCAGCGCACACCTGATATCCAGAAACGAGGTGGGCAAAATACTTCAAACCGGCCCGGTACCCGCCACAGTGCTCAGAGCCGCCATGATCTTAGGTTCCGGCAGCGCCAGTTTCGAGATCCTGCGGTACCTGGCCGAACGTCTGCCCATGATGATCACCCCGAAATGGGTGAGCATGCCCACCCAGCCCATTGCCATTACCAATGTGCTGGAATATCTGAAAGGGTGCCTGGAACATCCGGAAACCCGGGGCAAAACCTTTGACATCGGCGGCCCGAACATCGTGTCCTACCGGGATCTGTTCGCCATTTTCGCAGGAAAGGCCGGCCTGCCGAAACCTGTGATGATCCCGGTGCCCGTGCTCACCCCCCGGCTGTCTTCCCTGTGGATTCATCTGGTGACCCCGGTACCGGCCGCCATCGCCAGACCTCTGGCTGAAGGGCTGAGCCTGCCCACGGTGTGCACGGAACACCGCATCAGAGACATTATCCCCCAGGATCTGCTCACCTGCGGCCAGGCCATTGAACGGGCCCTGGACCGGGTCCGCCAGGAACAGGTGGACACCTGCTGGGCCGATGCCGGAGACCTGATCTATCCGGAATGGGCCCATTGCGGGGATTCCGGTTATTCCGGAGGCACGATTCTTAAATGCGGGTACCGGGCCATGGTTCAAGGCAGCGCATCAGACCTGTGGCCGGCCGTGGAACAGGTGGGCGGTGAGACCGGATATTATGCGGCAGATCTGCTGTGGAAACTCAGGGGCGTGATGGATGTATTCTCCGGCGGCGTGGGACTCCAGCGGGGACGGCGGTCCAGGCACAATCTGCGGGTGGGGGACGCCCTGGATTTCTGGCGGGTCCTGGAGATGAACGCGCCGCACCGGCTGCTGCTGGTGGCGGAGATGAAACTGCCGGGCCAGGCGTTGCTGGAAATCAAAATCACCCCGGCCGGGGAAAACCGGTGCGAACTGATCCTGCTGTCCCGGTTTCTGCCCAAAGGCATATGGGGCATGGCGTACTGGTATGCCCTGTACCCGTTTCACCAGTATGTGTTTTCCCGGATGCTGACCGGCATGGCAAAGGCGGCCGGAAAATCGTTGTTGACCCCGCCTCGGCGGTTCACCCCGAAAATCACCAACGCCTTTTCTCTGCCCGGAGAATAG